From a single Sphingobium sp. genomic region:
- a CDS encoding cbb3-type cytochrome c oxidase subunit 3, whose product MTYETARHLADSWGLLFTMLLFVGLVGWTFRKGAGRVHHDAANMIFKEDDNGQDTH is encoded by the coding sequence ATGACCTACGAAACCGCACGCCACCTTGCCGACAGTTGGGGACTTTTATTCACCATGCTCCTTTTCGTGGGGCTTGTCGGATGGACATTCCGCAAAGGGGCAGGTCGCGTCCATCACGACGCCGCCAACATGATCTTCAAGGAAGACGACAATGGCCAAGACACACACTGA
- a CDS encoding NADP-dependent oxidoreductase, whose translation MTQTRQWQLNGHPRGRPIADDDLKLVTTDLPAPGPGQMLLKTLYMGFDPAQKGWMENVADYVAPMAIGDVMRGSSIMEVVQSNAGRFPVGSVVAGTSVWSEYVVHNGEGLNICEPGLPPTAMLSILGTTGMTAWCGLFKIGQPVAGDVVLVSGAAGATGSVVGQLAKIAGCTAIGIAGGAEKCAWLTQEAGYDHAIDYKAGPIRDQIKALAPNGVNVIFDNVGGSILNDMLSQIATHARVVICGGISRYETGTLPAGPENYFNLVFRRARMEGFIVIDWMNEFPGIRKRMVSLINDGRLKYREDVQNGFENAPATLQRLFVGANRGKQLLKL comes from the coding sequence ATGACCCAAACCCGCCAATGGCAACTAAATGGCCACCCCCGTGGACGGCCGATCGCCGACGATGATTTGAAGCTGGTGACGACAGATTTGCCGGCACCGGGGCCCGGACAGATGCTGCTCAAGACGCTCTACATGGGGTTTGATCCCGCGCAAAAGGGCTGGATGGAAAATGTTGCCGACTATGTCGCTCCTATGGCGATCGGTGATGTGATGCGCGGATCATCGATCATGGAGGTCGTCCAAAGCAATGCCGGCCGCTTCCCAGTTGGCAGCGTGGTCGCCGGAACCTCAGTCTGGTCGGAATATGTGGTGCACAATGGCGAAGGGCTGAACATATGTGAGCCCGGACTGCCGCCCACAGCAATGCTGTCGATCCTTGGCACTACCGGCATGACTGCCTGGTGTGGCCTCTTCAAAATTGGGCAGCCGGTCGCTGGCGATGTTGTGCTGGTATCGGGTGCTGCAGGCGCGACCGGATCAGTGGTTGGGCAACTTGCCAAGATTGCCGGCTGCACGGCGATCGGCATTGCTGGCGGTGCCGAAAAATGTGCCTGGTTGACGCAAGAGGCAGGATATGACCACGCCATAGACTATAAGGCAGGACCAATCCGTGACCAGATTAAGGCGCTTGCGCCCAATGGCGTCAATGTCATCTTTGACAATGTCGGAGGTTCGATCTTGAACGACATGCTCAGCCAGATAGCAACCCATGCGCGCGTGGTGATTTGCGGTGGGATCAGCCGCTATGAAACCGGCACCTTGCCGGCTGGGCCAGAAAATTATTTCAACCTCGTTTTCCGCCGGGCACGGATGGAAGGCTTCATCGTAATTGACTGGATGAATGAGTTTCCCGGCATTCGGAAACGGATGGTCAGCCTCATCAATGACGGTCGGTTGAAATATCGGGAGGATGTCCAAAACGGTTTCGAAAATGCCCCCGCAACCCTGCAGCGCCTGTTTGTCGGCGCAAATAGAGGCAAGCAATTGCTCAAGCTGTGA
- a CDS encoding GFA family protein: MADDDQQTRSGGCLCGAVRYTTAWPPLSVATCQCANCQKQAGSSISILAMVPAAGLKITGDLKTYEDHGDSGGTVFRKFCPNCGSPVISDIPGMEAQGVRVVKAGTLDDHSGLNPQMHFWTDSAQDWMVLPEGGLKMEKQ; this comes from the coding sequence ATGGCAGACGACGACCAACAGACCCGGAGCGGCGGCTGCCTTTGCGGCGCAGTGCGCTATACAACGGCTTGGCCGCCCCTCTCGGTAGCTACCTGCCAATGTGCCAATTGCCAAAAGCAGGCCGGATCCTCGATCTCGATTCTTGCAATGGTGCCGGCTGCGGGACTGAAAATCACCGGTGATCTAAAGACCTATGAAGATCATGGCGATAGCGGCGGAACCGTGTTCCGCAAATTCTGCCCGAATTGCGGGTCGCCTGTCATCAGCGACATTCCTGGGATGGAGGCGCAGGGCGTCCGCGTCGTCAAGGCAGGCACACTCGACGACCATTCGGGATTGAACCCGCAAATGCACTTTTGGACCGATAGCGCGCAGGACTGGATGGTTCTGCCCGAGGGCGGCTTGAAAATGGAAAAGCAGTAA
- a CDS encoding TonB-dependent receptor: MTKSLLVLASTGAMAFALATPAFAQEAQDDSQQGIREIVVTAQKREESIQDVPIAVTALDQEMLDSATVEDLRDLAGRVPSLVVDSVGAGPSAAAISIRGISFEDIEKSFDPAVGVVVDGVFIGTNTGQLLDSFDMERLEVLRGPQGTLFGRNTIGGVISVTRTKPTEDAGLKAQAAYSTFNTKRGRVIVNSGKLGDVIALKAFGFYDKTDGYYRNVTKNKREGAYEVLTGGVTALIEPSEGITAQITYEHMRERGETIVAPLSERGKDLICLAAGAPGFSPAAECGRGFAGLYQTYSSIATPVSNDTDAISGTIDVDLGGDFTLTSVTGWRSNDESVRQDFDASSANFFDTLRQQQYEQFSQELRIGGDVSDGINLLVGGYFFDSSYQLDQSTNFGVVLGQGSTAVLRQVVDHSSKSYAGFVDARIDLTDKLKLGVGARYTRDKKSIFNNYGRIGALVGFTLPSFTGVECVGVVGTVSPAPGVVLPRYAAANNCNGSESFGKMTYRANLDYEIGDNKLLYASLSRGFRSGGFNGRSSGPTTLGPYNPELVDAYEVGLKADWLDRMLRTNFAFYYTKYDNKQEEVVQPAPPGSSSPQETVVKNASSADIKGFEAELTAQLSNELTFNASFSYTDAKYNRFFNDVVGLTAGSAADGIPDDVSTLTLRRAPKVQWAAGFNYSRDIGAGTLDFSTQLRFQSKYQTCLGLNPPRIPGAIRNDDRCQTENREDLTAQLGYTFPIGGNGEELSLAVFGRNLTNNKGLSATLPVAGLFTFGTARQPRTAGVQLGLKF; this comes from the coding sequence ATGACGAAGTCGCTATTGGTTTTGGCGTCAACGGGGGCGATGGCTTTTGCGCTTGCAACGCCTGCGTTCGCCCAAGAGGCGCAGGACGATTCGCAGCAAGGCATTCGCGAGATCGTTGTTACCGCACAGAAGCGAGAGGAAAGCATCCAGGATGTGCCGATCGCCGTGACAGCGCTTGATCAGGAGATGCTCGATTCTGCGACCGTGGAGGACCTTCGTGATCTTGCTGGCCGGGTGCCCAGCCTTGTCGTTGACAGCGTGGGGGCGGGCCCGAGTGCAGCTGCGATCTCAATCCGCGGTATTTCGTTTGAGGATATTGAAAAGAGCTTCGATCCGGCGGTCGGCGTCGTTGTCGACGGCGTTTTCATCGGTACCAACACCGGCCAGCTGCTTGATTCGTTCGACATGGAGCGCCTTGAGGTGCTTCGCGGGCCGCAAGGAACGCTGTTCGGCCGGAACACCATCGGCGGCGTGATCAGCGTCACCCGTACCAAGCCCACTGAGGATGCCGGACTGAAGGCGCAGGCCGCCTATTCGACCTTTAACACAAAACGCGGCCGTGTTATTGTCAATAGCGGTAAGCTCGGCGATGTCATCGCGCTCAAGGCATTCGGTTTCTATGACAAGACCGACGGCTACTACCGCAACGTCACCAAGAACAAGCGCGAAGGGGCATATGAAGTGCTCACCGGGGGTGTGACCGCTTTGATTGAGCCTTCGGAGGGCATCACTGCGCAAATCACCTATGAGCATATGCGTGAGCGCGGTGAAACCATCGTTGCCCCGCTTTCGGAGCGCGGCAAGGACCTTATCTGCCTCGCCGCAGGTGCGCCGGGCTTCTCGCCCGCTGCTGAATGCGGCCGCGGCTTTGCAGGCCTGTACCAGACCTATTCGTCAATCGCGACGCCGGTCAGCAATGACACCGATGCCATCAGTGGCACGATCGACGTCGATCTCGGGGGTGATTTCACACTGACCTCGGTGACGGGCTGGCGCAGCAACGATGAATCGGTGCGGCAGGATTTCGACGCCAGCTCGGCCAATTTCTTCGACACGCTCCGTCAACAGCAATATGAACAGTTCAGCCAGGAACTGCGCATTGGCGGCGATGTAAGCGACGGTATCAACCTATTGGTCGGCGGTTACTTTTTTGACAGCAGCTATCAGCTTGACCAGTCAACCAATTTCGGTGTGGTGCTGGGTCAGGGATCGACTGCGGTGCTTCGCCAGGTTGTCGACCATTCTTCCAAATCCTATGCCGGTTTTGTCGATGCCCGCATCGACCTGACTGACAAGCTGAAGCTGGGCGTCGGCGCACGTTACACCCGCGATAAAAAGAGCATCTTCAACAATTATGGCCGTATCGGTGCACTTGTTGGTTTCACTTTGCCGAGCTTTACCGGCGTGGAATGTGTCGGGGTGGTCGGGACCGTGTCTCCGGCCCCGGGTGTTGTCCTGCCACGCTACGCTGCAGCAAATAATTGCAACGGCAGCGAAAGCTTCGGGAAAATGACCTATCGGGCCAACCTCGATTACGAAATTGGCGACAACAAGCTGCTCTACGCATCTTTGTCCCGTGGTTTCCGTTCGGGCGGCTTTAACGGTCGTTCATCTGGCCCGACCACACTTGGCCCCTACAACCCGGAGCTTGTTGATGCCTATGAAGTCGGCCTGAAGGCCGATTGGCTCGATCGCATGCTGCGCACCAACTTTGCCTTCTATTACACCAAATATGACAACAAGCAGGAAGAGGTCGTCCAGCCTGCACCTCCGGGATCTTCGAGCCCGCAGGAAACCGTGGTGAAGAATGCATCGTCGGCCGATATCAAGGGCTTTGAAGCCGAACTGACGGCGCAGCTTTCCAACGAGCTGACCTTCAATGCTTCATTCTCTTACACCGATGCAAAGTATAACCGCTTCTTCAACGATGTGGTCGGCCTGACTGCTGGCAGTGCGGCAGACGGCATCCCGGACGATGTGTCGACCTTGACCTTGCGCCGTGCGCCCAAGGTGCAGTGGGCAGCGGGCTTCAACTACAGCCGTGATATCGGGGCAGGGACACTGGATTTCTCGACGCAGTTGCGTTTCCAGAGCAAATACCAGACCTGCCTGGGCTTGAACCCGCCGCGCATCCCGGGAGCGATCCGCAATGACGATCGCTGCCAGACCGAGAATCGTGAAGACCTCACGGCGCAGCTTGGCTACACCTTCCCCATTGGCGGCAATGGCGAGGAATTGAGCCTGGCGGTGTTCGGTCGCAACTTGACGAACAACAAGGGGCTTTCCGCAACCTTGCCGGTTGCAGGTCTGTTCACTTTCGGCACTGCACGTCAGCCGCGCACCGCGGGCGTGCAACTTGGCCTCAAATTCTGA
- a CDS encoding carotenoid oxygenase family protein, translated as MTKAFFDHPYLSGHHEPVRFEASAPDLIVDGEIPSDLSGVFYRNGPEPLYPTREGDYHWFDGDGMVYAFHIADGRVSMTNRWVRTEKFELEKAAGKRLFGMFGNPMTSDPSVQGKTYNTANTNIILHGGKLLALMEGARPVVMGPHDLGTIGEHDYGGKIATTFSAHPKVDYATGELINIGAMINGYMGPAELQYTITTREGVVRHAVNIPVPHMALVHTFFLTENWVVFPIIPIDSDLQRFMKGGPMTAWNNGRPTKLAIMPREGSAEDVRWFEFDPRHMFHELNVWEENGRIFADVAAANGTALFPDQDGNRLTHGDTQQSLRRWTIDIASASMKEEVLNDRDIQFPRPDDRLMTRKTRHSFANINLKSRDGRVEGMDAVLRFDTESGHEDFYHFGAGSAAGELVFAPRIGATDEADGYAMSIVHRANAPASELAIFAAKDIAAGPLATVRIPFRVPSGFHCNYYSADNPLYQEAM; from the coding sequence ATGACCAAGGCTTTTTTCGACCACCCCTATCTGTCCGGGCATCATGAACCCGTGCGGTTTGAAGCGAGCGCGCCGGACTTGATCGTCGATGGCGAGATCCCTTCCGATCTTTCAGGGGTATTCTACCGCAACGGGCCCGAGCCGCTCTATCCGACGCGTGAAGGTGACTATCACTGGTTTGATGGCGACGGCATGGTCTATGCTTTTCACATCGCTGACGGCCGCGTCTCGATGACAAACAGGTGGGTGCGAACGGAAAAATTCGAACTTGAAAAAGCCGCTGGCAAGCGACTTTTTGGTATGTTCGGCAATCCTATGACCTCCGATCCCAGCGTTCAGGGCAAGACCTACAATACCGCCAATACCAACATCATCCTTCATGGTGGCAAATTGTTGGCGTTGATGGAGGGTGCGCGCCCTGTCGTGATGGGACCACATGATCTCGGAACCATCGGCGAACATGACTATGGCGGCAAGATCGCGACAACCTTTTCGGCGCATCCCAAGGTTGATTATGCGACAGGCGAGTTAATCAACATCGGGGCGATGATTAACGGCTATATGGGCCCTGCCGAGCTGCAATATACGATCACGACCCGCGAAGGCGTGGTGCGGCATGCGGTGAACATTCCTGTCCCGCATATGGCGCTGGTACATACCTTTTTCCTGACTGAAAACTGGGTCGTCTTTCCGATCATCCCAATCGATTCCGACCTGCAGCGGTTCATGAAGGGTGGACCGATGACCGCTTGGAATAATGGTCGCCCAACCAAGTTGGCGATCATGCCGCGCGAAGGCAGCGCCGAAGATGTGCGCTGGTTCGAATTCGACCCACGCCACATGTTCCACGAACTTAATGTCTGGGAAGAAAATGGTAGGATATTTGCCGATGTTGCAGCCGCGAACGGCACCGCGCTTTTCCCCGACCAGGACGGCAACAGGCTGACCCATGGCGACACCCAGCAATCGTTGAGACGTTGGACAATCGATATTGCGTCGGCGTCTATGAAGGAAGAGGTTCTGAACGATCGCGATATCCAGTTTCCGCGCCCGGATGACCGGCTGATGACGCGGAAAACCCGTCATAGTTTCGCGAACATCAACCTCAAGTCGCGTGACGGCCGGGTTGAAGGGATGGACGCTGTGCTGCGGTTCGATACCGAGAGCGGTCACGAGGACTTTTATCATTTCGGCGCAGGATCGGCCGCAGGCGAACTGGTTTTCGCACCACGTATCGGGGCAACCGACGAAGCTGACGGCTATGCGATGAGCATCGTGCACCGCGCAAACGCACCGGCGAGTGAACTGGCGATTTTTGCTGCAAAGGATATCGCTGCAGGCCCTTTGGCGACGGTACGTATCCCGTTCCGTGTGCCTTCGGGTTTTCACTGCAATTATTATTCTGCGGATAACCCGCTTTACCAAGAGGCTATGTAA
- the ccoO gene encoding cytochrome-c oxidase, cbb3-type subunit II encodes MALLNIDHGKLERNVALLGLFALITVAIGGLVQITPLFWIDSTIEKVDGMRPYTPLEQAGRNIYIREGCYVCHSQMIRPFRDEVERYGPYSLAAESMYDHPFQWGSKRTGPDLARVGGRYSDEWHRMHLKDPRSVVPESIMPPYAFMAERDLDTGDMSVQLKALSHVGVPYSKEAIAEANADLRAQADPNADSAGLTKRYAKVQVRDFDGDPSRITEMDALIAYLQMLGTLVDHKKAAAQQVRNAEVTK; translated from the coding sequence ATGGCGTTACTCAACATCGACCATGGCAAGCTGGAACGCAACGTTGCCCTGCTTGGCCTGTTCGCGCTGATCACGGTGGCGATTGGGGGCCTTGTTCAGATCACCCCGCTTTTCTGGATAGATTCAACCATCGAAAAAGTGGACGGGATGCGCCCCTACACCCCTCTCGAACAGGCAGGTCGTAACATTTATATTCGCGAGGGCTGCTATGTTTGCCACAGCCAGATGATCCGTCCCTTTCGGGATGAGGTCGAGCGCTATGGTCCCTATAGCCTCGCGGCCGAGAGCATGTACGATCACCCCTTCCAATGGGGATCGAAACGTACCGGCCCCGATCTTGCCCGCGTTGGCGGACGTTATTCGGATGAATGGCATCGCATGCACCTCAAGGACCCGCGCAGCGTGGTCCCGGAATCTATCATGCCACCTTATGCTTTCATGGCCGAACGCGATTTGGATACAGGCGATATGTCGGTCCAGTTAAAAGCGCTGAGCCATGTGGGTGTGCCCTACAGCAAGGAAGCCATTGCAGAAGCCAATGCCGATCTGCGGGCACAGGCCGATCCCAATGCCGACAGCGCTGGCCTTACAAAACGCTATGCGAAGGTTCAGGTCCGCGATTTTGACGGAGATCCTTCGCGGATCACCGAAATGGACGCCCTTATCGCGTATCTGCAGATGCTGGGGACGCTGGTCGATCACAAAAAAGCGGCAGCGCAGCAAGTGCGCAACGCGGAGGTGACGAAATGA
- a CDS encoding SDR family oxidoreductase, whose product MANLSKKVAVVLGAAGRDNMGQHIARAFADAGAKVVVAGRHQDELQRFSGSIAGDWLTCDITSKADVEALAATTVERHGKVDIAVNATGWGLMKGLHDVTDEELEQMVALQFKGVHYFLSAFVRAMVDGGSLIQISSATTQCIIDDHAAYIGTKAGSEAMIRCIANQYGPQGIRANIISPGFTESPMTAGAFATPGLANAFTKEYPLGRLNTSEDIARAALWVCSDECFMSGQNFQVNGGLTLRRNPRPEEIGAAVASAMAGAGGPH is encoded by the coding sequence ATGGCCAATCTATCCAAAAAAGTTGCCGTTGTGCTGGGCGCTGCCGGGCGTGACAATATGGGCCAGCACATTGCGCGTGCATTTGCCGATGCAGGCGCCAAGGTTGTTGTCGCCGGGCGTCATCAGGACGAACTGCAGCGTTTTTCCGGCAGCATCGCCGGTGACTGGCTGACATGCGACATCACCAGCAAAGCTGATGTTGAAGCACTCGCCGCCACCACTGTCGAACGCCATGGCAAGGTTGACATTGCAGTGAATGCGACCGGCTGGGGTCTGATGAAGGGGCTGCATGACGTCACTGACGAAGAACTTGAGCAGATGGTCGCGCTGCAATTCAAAGGCGTGCATTATTTCTTGAGCGCATTTGTGCGTGCGATGGTCGATGGCGGGTCGCTGATCCAGATTTCATCGGCAACCACGCAATGCATAATCGACGATCATGCCGCTTACATTGGGACGAAGGCAGGCAGCGAGGCAATGATCCGCTGTATCGCAAACCAATATGGCCCGCAGGGCATCCGCGCGAATATCATTTCGCCTGGCTTTACCGAAAGCCCGATGACCGCCGGCGCCTTTGCGACGCCTGGGCTCGCCAATGCATTTACCAAGGAATATCCGCTCGGCCGCCTCAACACGTCCGAAGATATCGCGCGCGCCGCGCTTTGGGTGTGCAGCGATGAGTGTTTTATGAGTGGGCAGAACTTTCAGGTGAACGGCGGACTGACGTTGCGCCGCAATCCCCGCCCTGAAGAAATCGGTGCGGCGGTCGCATCAGCCATGGCCGGCGCGGGCGGGCCGCACTGA
- the ccoN gene encoding cytochrome-c oxidase, cbb3-type subunit I, whose protein sequence is MEQILARGGAWLAAAFLALLAMAATNDWAFSVHMAIVAIAAMLALLGSTSGFDFVTQRFPALSPQKASTYDDDLIRWGVIATIFWGLAGFLAGLLIALQLAFPALNFNLEFTTFGRLRPLHTSAVIFAFGGNALIATSFYVVQRTCRARLAFPSLARFVFWGYQLFIVLAATGYLLGVSQGKEYAEPEWYVDLWLTIVWVSYLAVFVGTLVKRKEPHIYVANWFYLAFILTVAMLHVVNNLSLPASLVGTQSYSVFAGVQGALVQWWYGHNAVGFFLTAGFLAMMYYFVPKQAERPVYSYRLSIIHFWSLIFLYIWAGPHHLHYTALPDWAQTLGMVFSIMLWMPSWGGMINGLMTLNGAWDKIRTDPIIRMFVMSLAFYGMSTFEGPMLSIKAVNSLSHYTDWTIGHVHSGALGWNGMVTFACLYYLAPRLWNRQRLYSLRMVNWHFWLASAGIVFYAAAMWVSGIMQGLMWREYGADGYLVYSFVETVDAMFPMYLIRAFGGLLYLIGALVMTVNIWKTIIGGPLREELPMTETPHNPEADRPAVAVPAE, encoded by the coding sequence ATGGAACAGATATTGGCACGTGGCGGCGCGTGGCTTGCCGCCGCATTTCTTGCTCTTTTGGCAATGGCCGCAACAAACGACTGGGCGTTTTCCGTCCACATGGCGATTGTCGCCATTGCGGCAATGCTGGCCCTTTTGGGGTCAACCAGCGGTTTTGACTTTGTTACGCAGCGCTTCCCTGCGCTCTCGCCGCAAAAGGCCTCCACCTATGATGACGATCTCATCCGCTGGGGCGTCATCGCCACGATTTTCTGGGGGCTAGCCGGGTTTCTCGCCGGGCTCTTAATCGCGTTACAGCTCGCCTTCCCGGCGCTCAATTTCAATCTTGAATTCACCACTTTCGGACGCTTGCGGCCACTGCACACATCTGCGGTGATCTTTGCGTTCGGAGGCAATGCGCTGATCGCCACCAGCTTTTACGTGGTGCAGCGCACGTGCCGGGCGAGGCTCGCCTTCCCCAGCCTCGCCCGGTTTGTCTTCTGGGGCTATCAGCTCTTCATCGTGCTCGCCGCCACCGGTTATCTGCTCGGTGTCAGCCAGGGCAAGGAATATGCAGAGCCCGAATGGTATGTCGATCTGTGGCTGACCATAGTCTGGGTCTCCTATCTGGCGGTATTTGTCGGCACGTTGGTAAAGCGCAAGGAACCGCACATCTATGTGGCCAACTGGTTTTACCTCGCCTTCATCCTGACCGTGGCTATGCTGCATGTCGTCAACAACCTGTCGCTGCCTGCAAGCCTTGTCGGCACGCAAAGCTATAGCGTGTTTGCAGGCGTACAAGGCGCGCTAGTGCAATGGTGGTATGGCCATAATGCGGTCGGATTTTTCCTGACCGCAGGCTTTTTGGCCATGATGTATTATTTCGTCCCCAAGCAGGCGGAACGGCCGGTTTACAGCTATCGCCTGTCAATCATCCACTTCTGGTCGCTGATCTTCCTCTACATCTGGGCCGGGCCGCACCACCTGCATTACACCGCCCTGCCTGATTGGGCGCAGACGCTGGGCATGGTGTTTTCGATCATGCTGTGGATGCCCAGTTGGGGCGGCATGATCAACGGCCTGATGACGCTGAACGGTGCATGGGACAAGATCCGCACCGATCCAATCATCCGCATGTTCGTGATGAGCTTGGCCTTCTACGGCATGTCGACCTTCGAAGGGCCGATGCTGTCGATCAAGGCCGTAAACAGCCTGTCACACTATACCGACTGGACGATCGGCCATGTCCACTCCGGCGCGCTGGGTTGGAACGGCATGGTCACCTTTGCATGCCTTTACTACCTCGCACCCCGCCTGTGGAACCGCCAACGCCTTTACTCGCTGCGCATGGTCAACTGGCACTTCTGGCTCGCCAGCGCCGGCATCGTTTTCTACGCCGCCGCAATGTGGGTATCGGGCATCATGCAAGGCCTGATGTGGCGCGAATATGGGGCTGACGGTTACCTCGTCTACTCCTTCGTCGAAACGGTCGACGCCATGTTCCCGATGTATCTGATCCGCGCTTTTGGTGGCCTGCTGTATCTGATTGGTGCCCTGGTGATGACGGTCAACATCTGGAAGACCATCATTGGCGGCCCGCTGCGCGAAGAACTGCCGATGACTGAAACCCCCCACAATCCCGAAGCGGACCGCCCGGCGGTTGCCGTGCCTGCCGAATAA
- a CDS encoding antibiotic biosynthesis monooxygenase → MTIVIAGEVDFPPENREPALAGAKALIDMALAEPGCRHYAWTADPHDAGRVHVFEEWDSAEELQEHLEGEAYLGMLGHLAGYSILNANTRKYRCDLQEPVYGPDGKATATFLTAKD, encoded by the coding sequence ATGACAATAGTGATTGCGGGCGAGGTTGATTTCCCCCCCGAAAACCGCGAGCCAGCACTCGCCGGTGCCAAGGCACTGATCGACATGGCGCTCGCCGAGCCAGGATGTCGCCATTATGCATGGACCGCAGACCCCCACGATGCGGGCCGAGTGCATGTTTTCGAGGAATGGGACAGCGCTGAGGAATTGCAGGAACATCTTGAAGGCGAAGCCTATCTCGGCATGCTCGGGCACTTGGCGGGTTATTCGATCCTGAATGCCAATACCCGCAAATATCGTTGTGACCTGCAAGAACCGGTCTACGGTCCCGATGGCAAGGCCACCGCAACATTCCTGACCGCAAAGGATTGA
- a CDS encoding nuclear transport factor 2 family protein yields the protein MAFTGPLEDQIAIRALNDSYCDAVFRRDAADWGSNWAQDAHWHLMGQQVEGRDAIVALWDGAMTNFTFVAFFAQMGALSVDGDQAQGTVYTHEILESADGSISRPVGRYDDRYRRIDGQWRFQERNFNFLKG from the coding sequence ATGGCATTTACAGGACCGTTGGAGGACCAAATCGCCATCCGGGCGCTGAACGACAGCTATTGCGACGCTGTGTTCCGTCGCGACGCGGCCGATTGGGGATCGAATTGGGCGCAAGATGCGCATTGGCATTTGATGGGCCAGCAGGTGGAAGGCCGGGATGCGATCGTGGCGCTTTGGGACGGTGCAATGACGAATTTCACCTTTGTTGCCTTTTTTGCGCAAATGGGAGCGCTGTCTGTTGACGGCGATCAGGCCCAGGGCACCGTCTACACGCACGAGATTCTTGAAAGTGCGGATGGTTCGATATCGCGTCCCGTCGGCCGCTATGATGACCGCTATCGCCGTATCGACGGCCAATGGCGGTTCCAAGAAAGAAACTTTAATTTTTTGAAGGGTTGA
- a CDS encoding SDR family oxidoreductase: MELGLAGKKVIMNGGAHGIGLETVKLFTAEGADVAFFSRDQGRIDAALEAVAGNKGTAHGTAFDMNGNPEGYKAWLADAAEKLGGCDIFIHTASSSGMGATQDWHKGFEIDIMGAVLGLEALEGALEASGNGSIIFMSSTAAVETFIMPQAFNALKAALITYASQLSQSLAPKGIRVNTVTPGPIEYPTGNWEMIKGAMPDFYNGTVAQMPMGRLGAPDEVARAIVFLASSASSYTSGVNLVVDGGFTKRVQF, encoded by the coding sequence ATGGAACTGGGCCTTGCTGGTAAAAAAGTCATCATGAACGGCGGCGCGCACGGTATTGGCCTTGAAACCGTCAAACTGTTCACCGCCGAGGGTGCCGATGTTGCCTTTTTCTCGCGCGATCAAGGGCGAATCGATGCCGCGCTCGAAGCTGTTGCCGGAAACAAGGGTACGGCCCATGGCACTGCTTTTGATATGAATGGCAATCCAGAAGGCTACAAAGCCTGGCTTGCGGATGCAGCGGAAAAGCTGGGCGGATGCGACATTTTCATACACACCGCAAGCTCGTCGGGCATGGGGGCCACGCAGGATTGGCACAAAGGTTTTGAAATTGACATCATGGGCGCGGTGCTCGGCCTCGAGGCGCTTGAAGGCGCGTTGGAGGCTTCGGGTAACGGTTCGATTATCTTCATGTCGTCGACCGCAGCGGTCGAGACTTTCATCATGCCGCAAGCATTCAATGCCCTGAAAGCCGCGTTGATCACTTATGCCTCGCAGCTCAGCCAATCGCTTGCGCCCAAGGGCATTCGCGTCAACACCGTTACGCCGGGTCCGATTGAGTATCCCACGGGCAACTGGGAAATGATCAAAGGTGCGATGCCAGATTTTTACAATGGCACAGTGGCACAAATGCCGATGGGCCGATTGGGCGCACCGGACGAAGTTGCACGTGCGATTGTATTTCTAGCCAGCTCTGCATCGAGTTACACAAGCGGGGTCAATCTTGTTGTCGACGGTGGCTTTACCAAAAGGGTGCAGTTCTGA